Proteins from a genomic interval of Benincasa hispida cultivar B227 chromosome 7, ASM972705v1, whole genome shotgun sequence:
- the LOC120080802 gene encoding uncharacterized protein LOC120080802: MKMKKKGLFVFPLQSRLTGTLYSYQWLNIAREKEWDVCLDTCALGPKDMETLGLSLFKPEFLISSFYKVFGENPSGFGCLFIKKSNVSFMESLITSPANIGVISVISTSPLFPFPEEPETQQISKPSIEIQNLAISESRNSPEIMKATEIEEEELSFTGIVQLATPFESTRSTNTEMNSNLECRGLDHADSVVLRLINIRGRYLINWLTNALMNLQHPNPEGGIAKALVRIYGPKIEINRGPAVAFNVCDGGC, translated from the coding sequence atgaagatgaagaaaaaggggCTATTTGTTTTCCCACTTCAGTCTAGATTAACAGGAACTCTATATTCATATCAATGGCTGAACATAGCTCGAGAAAAAGAATGGGATGTCTGCCTAGATACATGTGCATTGGGGCCAAAAGACATGGAAACTTTAGGCCTCTCTCTCTTCAAGCCTGAATTTCTAATTTCTTCTTTCTATAAAGTTTTTGGCGAAAACCCATCAGGATTTGGCTGTTTGTTCATCAAGAAATCCAATGTTTCATTCATGGAGAGTTTAATAACCTCACCAGCAAACATTGGCGTTATAAGCGTTATCTCAACATCACCATTATTTCCATTTCCAGAAGAACCAGAAACTCAACAGATTTCAAAACCCAGCatagaaattcaaaatttagctaTATCAGAGTCGCGAAATTCACCTGAAATCATGAAAGCCACAGAAATCGAAGAGGAAGAACTCTCATTCACAGGAATCGTCCAATTGGCAACGCCCTTCGAATCCACTCGATCAACAAACACAGAAATGAACTCAAACCTGGAATGCAGAGGCTTGGATCACGCAGATTCAGTAGTTCTAAGACTGATAAACATTAGAGGAAGATACTTGATCAATTGGCTCACAAATGCATTGATGAATCTTCAACACCCAAATCCAGAAGGAGGAATTGCTAAAGCCCTAGTGAGAATCTATGGCCCCAAAATCGAAATTAATCGAGGACCCGCGGTGGCATTCAACGTATGCGACGGTGGTTGTTAG